The following proteins come from a genomic window of Nostoc sp. ATCC 53789:
- a CDS encoding DevA family ABC transporter ATP-binding protein, producing the protein MSSQPVISVKNLDHYFGSGQLRKQVLFDINLDINAGEIIIMTGPSGSGKTTLLTLAGGLRSAQSGSLQILGQELCGASTAQLTQVRRNNGYIFQAHNLHGSLTVLQNVRMGLEVHNNISPAEMKTRSAQMLEEVGLGHRLNYYPDDLSGGQKQRVAIARALVGRPKIVLADEPTAALDSKSGRDVVNLMQKLAKEQDCTILLVTHDNRILDIADRIVYMEDGKLVNDGAVIVNSRV; encoded by the coding sequence ATGAGTAGTCAACCTGTAATCTCTGTTAAAAATCTCGATCATTACTTTGGTTCTGGTCAACTCCGTAAGCAAGTTCTATTTGATATCAACCTGGATATTAACGCCGGCGAAATTATTATTATGACTGGGCCTTCTGGTTCTGGTAAAACTACACTTCTCACCTTAGCCGGCGGCTTGCGTTCTGCCCAATCTGGCAGTTTGCAGATATTGGGACAAGAACTTTGTGGCGCTAGTACAGCACAACTTACCCAGGTGCGACGCAATAACGGTTACATTTTTCAAGCGCACAACTTGCACGGTAGCCTGACAGTACTTCAGAACGTCAGAATGGGCTTGGAAGTGCATAATAATATTTCACCAGCAGAGATGAAAACCCGTTCAGCCCAAATGTTAGAAGAGGTAGGATTAGGGCATCGGCTGAATTATTATCCTGATGATTTATCTGGGGGACAAAAACAAAGAGTTGCGATCGCTCGTGCGTTGGTAGGTCGGCCTAAAATAGTCTTAGCAGATGAACCCACCGCCGCCCTTGACAGTAAATCGGGACGAGATGTGGTTAACCTCATGCAAAAATTAGCTAAAGAACAGGACTGTACTATTCTCTTAGTTACTCATGACAACCGCATTCTAGATATTGCCGATCGCATTGTCTATATGGAAGATGGCAAATTAGTAAATGACGGTGCTGTTATTGTAAATTCAAGGGTTTAA
- a CDS encoding HlyD family efflux transporter periplasmic adaptor subunit, with product MVQNWKLEDLKSSQNLLRSPLTLAVITSLLIGGASVYTVLKFQATANEKPAMPVAVQPVVKTVTALGRLEPNGEVMKLSATSSTEGSLLQKLLVKEGDRVNAGQVIAIMDSRDRLQASLVEAQKQVQVAKSNLDQVKAGAKQGEIGAKQAAVSRLQVELEGNIKTQQAIIDRLTADLQGQRESLQATVDRVAAEKRNAQVDVQRYEALYKAGAISSQQADQKRLSAETSTQQLIENQANKTRTVATLEQQIKEAKANGNQTIASLQQQINEAKATLNQTAEVRPTDIANAQAEVDSAQATVAKIRAQLDQAYVRAPEAGQILKIHTRAGETVSSDGIVELGRTDQMYAVAEVYQSDINKVRSGQRVKVISDSIPEELQGTVDWTGMQVQRQNLVNSDPSSNIDARVVEVHVQLDRASSAKAAKFTNLQVKAVIEL from the coding sequence ATGGTGCAGAACTGGAAACTAGAGGATTTAAAGTCTTCCCAAAATCTTTTGCGATCGCCTCTTACACTAGCAGTAATTACATCTTTGCTAATCGGTGGAGCTAGTGTTTATACGGTACTAAAGTTCCAGGCTACGGCTAATGAGAAGCCAGCCATGCCAGTAGCTGTTCAACCAGTGGTAAAAACAGTGACAGCATTGGGACGCTTAGAACCAAATGGAGAAGTAATGAAATTATCTGCAACTTCTTCGACTGAGGGAAGTCTGCTTCAGAAACTCTTAGTCAAAGAAGGCGATCGCGTCAATGCTGGACAGGTAATTGCAATTATGGATAGCCGCGATCGCTTGCAGGCAAGTTTAGTTGAGGCCCAAAAGCAAGTTCAAGTTGCCAAATCTAACCTCGACCAGGTAAAAGCGGGAGCAAAACAGGGAGAAATTGGAGCAAAGCAAGCTGCTGTCAGCCGTCTGCAAGTCGAACTAGAAGGAAACATAAAAACTCAGCAAGCCATAATCGATCGCCTAACAGCAGACTTGCAAGGACAACGAGAGAGTTTACAAGCAACGGTGGATCGCGTCGCCGCCGAAAAACGTAACGCTCAAGTAGATGTGCAACGCTACGAAGCTTTATACAAAGCAGGGGCAATTTCCAGTCAGCAAGCCGATCAAAAACGCTTGAGTGCAGAAACTTCTACTCAGCAGTTAATCGAAAATCAAGCCAACAAAACCAGAACTGTCGCAACTTTAGAACAGCAGATTAAAGAAGCCAAAGCTAACGGCAATCAAACCATCGCTAGCTTGCAACAGCAGATTAACGAAGCCAAAGCCACTCTTAACCAAACAGCTGAAGTCCGTCCGACAGACATTGCCAACGCTCAAGCAGAGGTAGACAGCGCTCAAGCGACTGTGGCAAAAATTAGAGCGCAATTGGATCAAGCTTATGTTCGCGCACCCGAAGCGGGACAAATTTTGAAGATTCATACACGAGCCGGAGAAACCGTTTCTAGTGACGGGATTGTAGAATTAGGTCGAACCGACCAGATGTATGCAGTTGCAGAAGTTTACCAAAGTGATATTAACAAAGTGCGATCGGGGCAACGGGTCAAGGTAATCAGCGATTCCATTCCCGAAGAATTACAGGGAACTGTTGATTGGACGGGGATGCAGGTACAGCGACAAAATCTGGTTAACAGCGATCCTTCTAGCAATATTGATGCCAGAGTAGTGGAAGTTCATGTGCAACTAGATCGAGCATCTAGCGCCAAAGCTGCCAAGTTTACCAATCTGCAAGTAAAAGCGGTGATAGAACTATGA
- the devC gene encoding ABC transporter permease DevC has product MIGFIQQLRQRTPLGWLQLSHEKSRLLVALSGIAFADILMFMQLGFQTALFDSNTKLHNSIQADIFLLSPQARNVLNASTFTRRRLYQAMDIQGVKSAEPMYVNIVDWKNPKTRQKTSVLVIGINPEKPAFNLPDVNSQIDRVKLPDTLLFDRASRGDYKEAIAQVEQGLSVTTEIDRRTITISGLFSIGASFAADGNLITSDQNFLRLFPKREASSVSVGLIQLEPGYDPKQIKAALESHLDNDIKVLTKAEFIEFETDYWKKNTAIGFIFNLGVGMGFMVGVIIVYQVLSTDVNSHIKEYATFKAMGYNNLYLLGVVFEEAIILAILGFIPGMIAPLGLYRLTRNATNLPLYMTVARATTVLILTMIMCIISGAIATRKLQSADPADMF; this is encoded by the coding sequence ATGATTGGATTTATTCAACAACTGCGGCAGCGAACCCCTCTAGGATGGTTGCAATTGAGTCATGAAAAAAGCCGTTTGTTGGTAGCTTTGTCAGGCATTGCTTTCGCTGATATTTTGATGTTCATGCAGCTAGGGTTTCAGACTGCCTTGTTTGACAGTAATACTAAACTGCACAACAGTATACAGGCTGATATTTTTCTACTTAGCCCTCAAGCCCGTAACGTCTTAAATGCGTCCACCTTTACACGGCGGCGACTGTATCAAGCAATGGATATACAGGGGGTGAAGTCAGCAGAACCAATGTATGTCAACATTGTCGATTGGAAGAATCCGAAAACACGCCAAAAGACATCTGTCCTAGTTATTGGGATTAATCCTGAAAAACCAGCTTTTAACTTACCAGATGTGAACAGCCAGATAGATCGGGTGAAGCTACCAGATACCCTGCTGTTCGATCGCGCCTCAAGAGGAGATTATAAAGAAGCGATCGCTCAAGTTGAACAAGGTTTGTCTGTAACTACTGAAATTGACCGCCGCACGATTACCATTAGTGGCTTATTTTCAATCGGCGCATCCTTTGCGGCTGATGGGAACCTAATTACCAGCGACCAGAACTTCTTACGGCTATTTCCCAAGCGCGAAGCCAGCAGTGTCAGTGTAGGTTTGATTCAACTCGAACCAGGGTACGATCCAAAACAAATTAAAGCAGCTTTAGAATCTCATTTAGATAATGATATTAAAGTTTTGACCAAAGCTGAATTTATCGAATTTGAAACAGATTATTGGAAAAAAAATACAGCTATCGGGTTTATCTTTAACTTGGGTGTAGGAATGGGGTTTATGGTAGGCGTGATTATCGTCTATCAAGTTCTTTCTACAGATGTGAATTCCCATATCAAAGAGTACGCAACCTTCAAAGCAATGGGGTATAACAATCTCTATTTATTGGGTGTGGTGTTTGAAGAGGCGATAATTTTGGCAATCTTGGGCTTTATCCCAGGAATGATCGCACCTTTAGGACTTTACCGTCTAACTCGTAATGCCACTAATTTGCCACTTTACATGACCGTAGCACGAGCCACCACAGTGCTAATACTAACTATGATTATGTGTATTATTTCTGGTGCGATCGCCACTCGGAAATTACAATCCGCCGATCCCGCAGATATGTTTTAA
- a CDS encoding NB-ARC domain-containing protein yields the protein MSNSLKASTAGLAIVDKSRQRLGWTKTSTARWWQDAHTSRATLRRFWQGDRIQREIFIAICQAVGIGNWEAIAELSHADLETIADISTPYRDWNEAPDIESFYGRNQELAQLEEWITSQNCKLVTINGIAGIGKTSLALALVDHIQSKFDCLIWKSLQTSPSMISLLNSLLNSFEQGVVQNIQQGTAQLIQQLQKRRCLLVLDGLEAIFSQSENLSYGQFIQQLSRERHQSCILISSREQPKNIEINTKTSRCLNLKGLPKAEARELLQSRGFTGKELGLSALIQLYRGNPLALKLVTPLIQSVFGGNVAAFLSQNTLIVGDRLRVILKQQFEQLSGLEQDILYWLAIWQEPVSFSRLQTHLLISVDPGMVLEGIVTLERRSLLEKWVSDYEPSFTLQPLVMKVVTDELVEYAAQEIYKVMQSNDIRHFQILRTHWLLRPGTDDIAGDRILTQLWKKLWHLYGATLPQIFNQILLLLNGQSPLAMGYIKSNVAILSGIESV from the coding sequence ATGTCAAACTCGCTGAAAGCATCAACAGCAGGACTAGCAATTGTAGACAAATCCCGTCAACGTCTAGGTTGGACAAAAACTAGCACCGCACGCTGGTGGCAAGATGCCCATACCTCTAGAGCTACTTTACGCCGATTTTGGCAAGGCGATCGCATTCAGCGAGAAATCTTCATCGCTATCTGTCAAGCTGTTGGTATTGGAAACTGGGAAGCGATCGCAGAATTATCGCACGCAGATTTAGAAACTATTGCAGACATCAGCACGCCTTATCGAGATTGGAATGAAGCGCCTGATATCGAAAGCTTCTATGGACGAAATCAGGAATTGGCACAATTAGAAGAATGGATAACTAGCCAAAACTGTAAATTAGTCACTATTAACGGTATCGCTGGTATTGGCAAAACCTCCCTAGCACTGGCTTTAGTAGACCACATTCAGTCAAAATTTGATTGTTTAATTTGGAAGTCTCTGCAAACTTCCCCATCTATGATTTCCCTGCTGAATAGCCTGCTAAATTCTTTTGAGCAAGGCGTTGTGCAGAATATTCAACAAGGTACGGCACAGCTTATACAGCAGTTACAAAAACGTCGCTGTCTGTTGGTATTAGATGGATTAGAGGCTATTTTCTCACAATCAGAAAACCTCAGCTATGGTCAATTTATCCAACAACTAAGTCGAGAACGGCATCAAAGCTGTATTCTGATTAGCAGCCGCGAACAGCCAAAGAATATCGAAATTAATACAAAAACATCTCGCTGTTTAAATCTCAAAGGGTTGCCAAAAGCAGAGGCTAGAGAATTATTACAATCAAGGGGATTTACAGGCAAAGAACTAGGGTTATCAGCATTAATTCAACTTTATCGCGGTAATCCCTTGGCGCTGAAACTGGTAACACCCTTGATTCAGTCTGTATTTGGGGGAAATGTTGCTGCTTTTTTGAGTCAGAATACTTTAATTGTGGGCGATCGCTTGCGTGTAATTCTCAAGCAGCAATTTGAGCAACTTTCCGGCTTAGAGCAAGACATTCTCTACTGGCTGGCTATTTGGCAAGAGCCTGTCTCATTCTCTCGATTGCAAACCCATTTGCTGATATCCGTTGACCCAGGGATGGTTTTAGAGGGCATTGTAACCTTAGAAAGGCGATCGCTTTTAGAAAAATGGGTCAGCGATTATGAACCCTCATTTACATTGCAACCCCTAGTAATGAAAGTGGTGACAGATGAATTGGTGGAATATGCTGCTCAAGAAATTTATAAAGTTATGCAGAGTAATGATATTCGTCATTTTCAGATATTGCGAACCCATTGGTTGCTACGACCGGGTACTGACGATATTGCAGGCGATCGCATATTAACTCAACTTTGGAAAAAGCTTTGGCATTTATATGGCGCAACTCTTCCACAAATATTTAATCAGATTCTGTTGTTGTTAAATGGTCAATCTCCTTTGGCAATGGGTTACATCAAGAGTAATGTTGCGATCCTCTCAGGAATAGAATCAGTTTAA
- a CDS encoding TetR/AcrR family transcriptional regulator: MVRIKTDEVDRDNSVDKVEQILQGAMQEFLQNGYAGTSMDRVAVAAGVSKATVYSHFQDKEGLFKVLIEQLASKKNNSIFGTVPIEGEPRAVLRGIGTKALELMNSDQEHSAFMRVLIGESGRFPELAQICVHAMIKPVTETLTQYLAAPELKIPDPEATARILLGALVHFHITQDVMHGRDIIPMESDRLIDALTHLITKCAD, translated from the coding sequence ATGGTACGCATAAAAACTGACGAAGTTGATCGAGATAATTCGGTTGATAAAGTAGAGCAAATTCTGCAAGGGGCAATGCAGGAGTTTCTCCAAAATGGCTATGCTGGTACAAGTATGGATCGGGTAGCAGTAGCGGCTGGTGTTTCTAAAGCTACAGTCTACAGCCACTTTCAAGATAAAGAAGGACTTTTTAAAGTTCTGATAGAGCAACTAGCAAGCAAAAAGAATAACTCTATCTTTGGCACAGTACCCATCGAGGGAGAACCAAGAGCCGTACTGCGTGGTATAGGAACCAAAGCATTAGAACTGATGAATAGCGACCAAGAGCATAGTGCCTTTATGCGAGTATTAATAGGAGAATCTGGTCGTTTTCCTGAGTTAGCTCAAATTTGTGTTCATGCCATGATTAAGCCAGTAACGGAGACTCTCACTCAATACTTGGCTGCTCCTGAGCTAAAAATACCTGACCCAGAGGCAACAGCAAGAATTCTCTTAGGGGCATTGGTGCATTTTCATATTACTCAAGATGTGATGCATGGGAGGGACATTATACCAATGGAAAGCGATCGCCTGATTGATGCGTTGACACACCTAATCACTAAATGCGCCGATTGA